The following are encoded in a window of Bdellovibrionales bacterium genomic DNA:
- a CDS encoding DUF4339 domain-containing protein, with the protein MQTLFYVSLNGGHVGPYSVETIVQKIEAGEHVWTDYVYCEAKADWVVAMEHPSFADKFQSSNAKVPAAKEEHTVISAATPKHDDKYKEKAWYILKEGNNYGPFSKLELVQMLQEKTMFEYDYVWHSKLNAWKRVAELEEYSPESIRAMKESGLSEIAEVFFRRRHARASYGCSLIVHNNKTVFKGRSMEISSGGAGIMIDNPNLQPGQNLFLHFQPGDGVPPFNAVCTVVSKQMVKDTKSALDSVKYGVKFTSISQSVRESIRQFTQKAA; encoded by the coding sequence ATGCAAACACTTTTTTATGTCTCATTGAATGGCGGCCACGTAGGACCCTATTCCGTAGAGACTATTGTTCAGAAAATCGAAGCCGGTGAGCACGTATGGACAGACTATGTCTATTGTGAGGCAAAAGCAGACTGGGTTGTAGCGATGGAACATCCAAGCTTTGCTGATAAATTCCAATCATCTAATGCAAAAGTACCTGCAGCCAAAGAAGAGCATACTGTTATTAGCGCTGCAACTCCGAAGCATGATGATAAATATAAAGAAAAGGCATGGTACATCTTGAAAGAGGGCAATAACTACGGTCCTTTCTCAAAGCTAGAATTAGTACAGATGCTTCAAGAAAAAACGATGTTTGAATATGATTACGTATGGCATTCAAAGTTGAATGCGTGGAAACGCGTTGCGGAGCTTGAGGAGTATTCTCCTGAGTCTATCCGTGCGATGAAGGAATCAGGTCTTTCTGAGATTGCTGAGGTCTTCTTCCGCCGTCGCCATGCACGTGCTTCTTATGGCTGTTCTTTGATTGTTCATAACAACAAGACAGTTTTCAAAGGCCGCAGCATGGAGATCAGCTCTGGTGGTGCGGGTATCATGATTGACAATCCAAATCTTCAACCGGGCCAGAACTTGTTTTTGCACTTCCAACCGGGCGACGGCGTACCTCCTTTCAACGCGGTTTGCACTGTTGTAAGCAAGCAAATGGTTAAGGACACAAAGAGTGCCCTTGATTCAGTGAAGTACGGTGTGAAATTCACAAGCATCAGCCAATCTGTGCGTGAATCAATCCGTCAGTTCACACAAAAAGCCGCTTAA
- a CDS encoding methyltransferase domain-containing protein — protein sequence MSESNAFPYLHGFSEEEQQRLRKQAHFGEYTVYQNINLSNVTDLLEVGCGVGAQSEIILRRFPDLTLTGIDRSTKQLAVAQHNLAKTPYAQGRFDLREMDATAMEFDANSFDGAFLCWILEHVPDPIRVLSEVRRVLRPGSVIYITEVMNSSFFLGPYSPNVWKYWMAFNEYQLAQKGDPFVGAKLGNFLMQLGYQDIHTEIKTWFLDNRYPQARKDCVEYWTELLLSASDQLIQAGCVSKDVVEGMKVEMSKVAGDPNAVFFYSFVQARART from the coding sequence ATGTCTGAATCAAATGCATTCCCTTACCTTCATGGCTTTTCCGAAGAAGAACAACAACGTCTGCGCAAACAAGCTCACTTCGGTGAGTACACTGTTTACCAGAACATCAATCTTTCCAACGTCACTGATTTGCTGGAAGTCGGCTGTGGCGTCGGCGCGCAGAGTGAAATCATTCTTCGTCGCTTTCCGGATCTGACTCTGACAGGCATTGACCGAAGCACAAAACAATTGGCGGTCGCTCAGCACAACCTTGCAAAAACTCCGTATGCCCAAGGGCGTTTTGATCTGCGCGAGATGGATGCCACCGCAATGGAGTTTGATGCGAACTCATTTGATGGCGCGTTCCTTTGCTGGATACTGGAACATGTGCCGGATCCTATCCGTGTACTGTCGGAAGTCCGCCGCGTTCTGCGCCCGGGCTCGGTGATCTATATTACTGAAGTCATGAACTCATCGTTCTTCTTGGGCCCCTACTCTCCGAATGTGTGGAAGTACTGGATGGCCTTCAATGAATATCAACTTGCCCAAAAGGGGGATCCTTTCGTGGGCGCGAAGCTCGGAAACTTCCTGATGCAACTGGGGTATCAAGACATCCATACAGAGATCAAAACCTGGTTCCTCGACAATCGCTATCCGCAAGCCCGTAAGGACTGTGTGGAGTATTGGACGGAATTACTTCTCAGCGCCAGCGATCAATTGATCCAAGCGGGCTGTGTTTCTAAGGATGTGGTCGAAGGAATGAAAGTGGAAATGTCGAAAGTCGCCGGCGATCCGAACGCCGTCTTCTTTTATTCTTTCGTTCAAGCCCGCGCACGAACTTAG
- the rpsD gene encoding 30S ribosomal protein S4 produces MKTPRFKRQRRLLVELPGMGKSGALERRPYPPGQHGQQRRKYSVFALQLEEKQKLRFHYGVREEQFRNLVKKAKASQATNWLEALVSMLEKRLDNVVFRLAFAPSIRAARQLISHGKVLVNGKKLDISSAMIKVGDVVTLKPKAYENQVYLEAKQAPRLELADFLAKEEVNGVEAGRLIDEPKLQAVPFPFDPGLVIGYYSLRG; encoded by the coding sequence ATGAAAACACCACGATTTAAAAGACAACGCCGCCTCTTGGTGGAGCTTCCAGGCATGGGTAAATCCGGCGCGCTCGAAAGACGCCCTTATCCGCCGGGCCAGCACGGTCAGCAACGCCGTAAGTACTCGGTCTTTGCGCTCCAGCTCGAAGAAAAACAAAAGCTTCGCTTCCACTATGGTGTGCGTGAAGAACAATTCCGTAATCTCGTGAAGAAAGCCAAAGCCTCTCAAGCAACCAACTGGCTTGAAGCTCTTGTCAGCATGCTGGAAAAGCGCCTGGATAATGTAGTTTTCCGTCTGGCATTTGCACCGAGCATTCGGGCGGCCCGTCAGTTGATTTCCCATGGCAAAGTTTTGGTGAATGGCAAGAAGCTCGATATTTCTTCAGCGATGATTAAAGTCGGCGACGTTGTGACACTCAAACCAAAAGCCTACGAAAACCAAGTTTATCTTGAAGCCAAGCAAGCGCCACGCTTGGAGCTCGCAGACTTCCTTGCAAAAGAAGAGGTCAATGGGGTTGAAGCGGGCCGCTTGATTGACGAACCAAAGCTGCAAGCAGTTCCATTTCCATTCGATCCAGGGCTTGTAATCGGTTACTACTCATTGCGAGGTTAG
- a CDS encoding NAD(P)H-dependent oxidoreductase produces MKILMFAASFRRDSLNKKLIRNAHKMLPAGHEVELKEFNDYIMPLYHGDLETDSGIPDAAQKFIKDIAAADAIIIASPEYNSGIPGTLKNAIDWSSRVNPVPWAGKQVLIMGASPGMVGTNRGMWQVRQPLEYLGAFVYPEMLGVAQANKAFDEHDELKDERMHGTLEKLVKKFVEYADYVSHRPQPEAKPQVPSATATTTQTASQKPG; encoded by the coding sequence ATGAAAATCTTAATGTTTGCGGCTTCTTTCCGCAGAGATTCCCTGAATAAAAAATTGATTCGTAACGCTCACAAAATGCTGCCGGCCGGCCATGAGGTGGAGCTCAAAGAATTCAACGATTACATAATGCCGCTTTATCATGGCGATCTTGAAACCGACTCCGGCATCCCTGATGCTGCTCAGAAATTTATTAAAGACATCGCCGCGGCTGATGCCATCATCATTGCAAGTCCCGAATACAACTCCGGCATTCCCGGTACTTTGAAAAATGCCATCGACTGGAGCTCCCGTGTGAACCCGGTTCCATGGGCTGGTAAGCAAGTTCTGATCATGGGTGCATCCCCAGGCATGGTGGGGACGAATCGTGGAATGTGGCAAGTGCGCCAGCCGCTCGAGTACCTCGGCGCTTTCGTTTATCCAGAAATGCTTGGTGTGGCTCAAGCAAATAAAGCCTTTGACGAACATGATGAGCTCAAAGATGAACGCATGCATGGCACTCTCGAAAAGCTTGTGAAAAAGTTCGTCGAGTATGCGGACTATGTTAGTCACCGACCACAACCAGAGGCAAAACCTCAGGTGCCGTCTGCGACAGCAACGACGACTCAGACAGCTTCTCAGAAACCGGGGTAG
- a CDS encoding HNH endonuclease, with amino-acid sequence MTEPKHTGPLNPIELTRVSNAELILRMEKLVRTERKVTHLVLLHIAEIESRKIYADLGFDGMYSYLTKGLGYSEGSAYRRLQSSRLLKQVPEVAKKIEDGRLNLTQLTEVQKCVKENTLSSEETLKVLEKLENKNSFETQKTLTFELNLPVQTTEKIKPQADESIRMELTLTKEQFDDLEQAKSLLSHIYPDGSWSDIIAKLAKEFNQQKLLGHSEIGENSKKVSTLASLLENPTQCVLAAGEKPSVKRKSISLGIRRQLLRKAGNCCEFKDPKNGKRCGSKYQLQIDHIQPVAFGGGNDLENLRVLCRTHNLQAARNRGLNYEFSS; translated from the coding sequence ATGACTGAACCAAAGCACACCGGCCCTCTCAACCCTATAGAGTTAACGAGAGTTTCAAATGCTGAGTTAATCCTACGAATGGAAAAGCTCGTTCGCACGGAAAGGAAAGTCACTCACTTGGTGTTGCTTCACATTGCTGAAATCGAATCTCGGAAGATCTATGCCGATCTTGGTTTTGATGGCATGTATTCTTATTTGACTAAAGGTCTTGGCTATTCAGAAGGTAGTGCTTACCGCCGGCTGCAGTCGTCACGCCTATTAAAACAAGTTCCGGAGGTGGCAAAAAAAATCGAAGATGGCAGATTGAATCTTACACAACTCACAGAGGTCCAAAAATGTGTTAAAGAAAATACTCTTTCTTCTGAGGAGACTTTAAAAGTCCTAGAGAAGCTCGAAAATAAAAATTCTTTTGAAACACAAAAGACACTGACCTTCGAATTGAATTTGCCGGTTCAAACTACAGAGAAAATAAAACCTCAAGCAGATGAGTCCATTCGTATGGAGCTGACGCTCACGAAGGAGCAGTTTGATGACCTTGAACAAGCGAAGAGCTTGCTGTCTCATATTTATCCAGATGGCTCTTGGTCTGATATCATCGCAAAGCTGGCGAAGGAGTTTAATCAACAAAAACTGCTGGGCCATTCTGAAATCGGAGAGAACTCTAAAAAAGTATCTACGCTTGCAAGCTTGCTAGAAAATCCAACGCAATGTGTACTCGCTGCGGGGGAGAAGCCTTCTGTCAAAAGAAAATCTATCTCTTTGGGAATCAGACGTCAGTTGCTGCGTAAAGCCGGCAATTGCTGCGAATTTAAAGACCCAAAAAACGGCAAAAGATGCGGTTCTAAATATCAACTGCAAATTGATCATATTCAACCCGTGGCTTTCGGTGGAGGCAACGATCTGGAGAACCTTCGTGTTTTATGTAGAACTCATAATCTTCAAGCAGCTCGAAATCGTGGTCTGAACTACGAGTTTTCATCATAA
- a CDS encoding YiiD C-terminal domain-containing protein, producing MNKEQLYKKLTNDIPLTQHLGFEILEANPEKVHLRARLKENINHKSTAFGGSIYTLSVLAAYSLVYLGLDKEKIQTNNIVIQKGEIKYLHPVTEDFDVICEFKNPELYQKFFYCLSRWKKVRELMKVQVICKGKVCAQLDGVFVVHV from the coding sequence ATGAATAAAGAGCAGCTCTATAAGAAGCTCACGAATGATATTCCACTGACCCAGCACTTGGGGTTTGAGATCCTTGAAGCAAACCCCGAGAAAGTCCACCTACGCGCCCGCCTAAAGGAAAACATCAATCACAAGAGCACGGCTTTTGGCGGCAGTATTTATACTCTGTCCGTGCTGGCGGCTTATAGTTTGGTTTATTTGGGGCTCGATAAAGAAAAGATTCAGACCAACAATATCGTGATCCAAAAGGGCGAGATCAAGTATCTGCATCCTGTGACCGAGGATTTCGATGTGATTTGTGAGTTTAAAAATCCGGAACTCTATCAGAAGTTCTTCTATTGCCTGAGCCGTTGGAAAAAAGTCCGCGAGCTGATGAAGGTTCAAGTGATCTGCAAGGGCAAAGTCTGCGCCCAACTCGACGGCGTCTTCGTCGTACACGTTTAG